Genomic window (Senegalia massiliensis):
CAGTATGATTTGTTTTTGTTTTACTAACTGTAAAAGTAGCAGGTAAAAAAATATCATTTATATCTTCACCAAGTATTTTAGATACTTTTTCAGCAATATCCATAGGAACTTTTCTTTTTCCAGTCTCATATACATAATAAGTAGAAGTCGGAATTTCAAGCTTTCTAGCCATTTCAGATTGACTATACCCTTTAGCTATTCTTATAGTTTCTAGAGTTCCTTTCATCTGTTCTCACTCCTTTTCTTTTACTAACTGTAAATCTTAATTTAATTATATATTTACTAAGTGTAAAAGTCAAGTGCTTTTTTGACGTTTCGTAAAAATTATTTTATTTATTTTATTTTCTGATATAATATAAGTAATTTACATATTGTAAAAGGTGGTATATATGAAAAATAAATTAGGCAAAAGAATAAAACAATTAAGAGAAGAAAAAGAATTATCGCAACTACAATTAGCAAAAATATTAAATATAAGTAACTCTACCCTTTCACAATATGAAGCTGGGAATAGAGTTCCTAGTGATGATGTAAAAAGTAAAATCGCAAAAATATTTGATACTACTATAGATTATTTAGTAGGCAATTCTGACGTAAAGAATCCTTACAAAAACAAGCCTTCCCTGCCAGAAGAATTTACTTCTCCAGAAGAAGCTATTAAATTTATTCTACATAAAAACGTCATCATGGGATTTGGTGGGTTTGATGTTAATACTATGTCAGATGAAGAAGTATTAGAATTTGCTAATGAATTATTAAATCAATTGAGACTGATTAGTTATAAATATAAGAAGTAATTTAAACCCGTAGAATTCGATGGGTTTAGAGTATAAGAAATAAAAAAGCATTACCTACTAAGGTAACACTTTAAAATATAACAGGATGAAGAAATATGCTCAACTGTATGAAATCATACAAAACTATAGTGAAATAACATTGAATCTAGTTTGAATAATACGTAAGAAATTTGAAGTCGATAATAACAAGATTAACAATGTATTAAAACTTGTCAGCGAATATCCGACATCCTGTTATATATATTATACCTTATTATAAACTTTTAAAAAAGTAATTAGAATAAAAAATACTAAATAATGAAGAAAAATGTAATGATTTATTAGAAAAAATAAATTAACTTTTAAGAAGGTGATTTTATGGTTTTACCATGGGTTGATACTATA
Coding sequences:
- a CDS encoding helix-turn-helix transcriptional regulator, translated to MKGTLETIRIAKGYSQSEMARKLEIPTSTYYVYETGKRKVPMDIAEKVSKILGEDINDIFLPATFTVSKTKTNHTA
- a CDS encoding helix-turn-helix domain-containing protein, encoding MKNKLGKRIKQLREEKELSQLQLAKILNISNSTLSQYEAGNRVPSDDVKSKIAKIFDTTIDYLVGNSDVKNPYKNKPSLPEEFTSPEEAIKFILHKNVIMGFGGFDVNTMSDEEVLEFANELLNQLRLISYKYKK